GATGGCGACAATTCTGGCGCTGCTGCCGATTCTGGCTATGGGTATTCTCATCACACCGACGCTGCACCTGAATATCGTCGAAAAACAAACAGAAGAAAACCGCAATAAATAAGCCGACCTTTCGCACTCACACGGCGCAGGGCCCATGCTGAAAAGACTGAAGTCACTGCCGCTTCTCAGAAAGACTAAGTCGGGTATAACCGACGTTGAAACCGCGCTCGCGCACTTTCGCGCGGGCAAAATGCTCGTCGTTACAGATTCAGAAGACCGCGAAAACGAGGGTGACCTCGTGCTTTCGGCCGAAGACACCACCCCCGAGGCCGTGAACTTTATGGCCAAATTTGGCCGCGGGCTTATATGCGTGCCTGTCACAGCCGGGCGCGCAAAAGACCTGAACCTTCAGCCGATGGTCAAGCGCAACGAAGATGTGCGCCGTACAGCCTTCACCGTAAGCGTCGACGCGAAAGAAAAAACTTCGACGGGTATCTCGGCTCACGACCGCTATTTCACCATCAAGAAACTTGCCGACCCCGCTTCACGCTCACGCGACTTCATGCGTCCCGGGCATATATTTCCGCTCGTGGCACGCGACGGCGGCGTGCTGGTTCGCGCCGGCCACACCGAAGCTGCTGTCGACCTCTGCCGTCTCACAGGCAAACAACCCGTCGGCGTCATCTGCGAGATCATGAACAGCGACGGCACCATGGCGCGCATGCCCGACCTGATGAAATTCGCGCGCGAGCACAAACTGCCGATTCTCACGATCGAAGCTCTGATCGAATACCGCCGCCGCAGCGAACAGACGGTATCGCTCGTGAATCAGGGAAAACTGAAAACACGCTGGGGCGAATTCACCGCCTATTACTTCAATTCGGCAACAGATGACAATGTGCACGTGGCGCTGACACTGGGCAAGGTCAGTGGCAGCTCACCCGTTCTGGTTCGGGTGCACCGCGAAGATGTACTTGCCGACGTCTTTCAAAGCCCGACCCGCAAAAACTATATGGACATCGACAGCGCGATGCAGTCGCTGCTCAAAGCAAAAAAAGGCGTCTTTATCTTTCTTGGCCAGAAGTCGTCGCAGATTTTCACGGGCGATGCCGGCAGCGGCGATTCGAACCTGAGGCAATACGGCATCGGCGCGCAGATTTTAGGTCACCTCGGCGTCAAAAAGATACGTCTGCTGACAAATAACCCGCGCCGCATTGTCGGGCTCGATGCTTTCGGTCTCGAAGTCGTCGGGACAGTCGCGCACTAATGCTGGGCCAGATAGCGCATTTTCTGCGCATGATTCGTTTTTCACATACTCTGTTTGCCCTGCCCTTTGCGGTTGCACAACTCGCGGTGATTGCCGTGAGGTATGCCGACAGGGTGACGATTACATGGCAGAACTCTATCCTCATTGTGATTGCCTTTACGGCGATGCGCAGTTTTGCGATGGCGGCGAACAGGCTCATCGACCGGGAAATCGACGCGCGCAACCCGCGCACCGCGAACCGCGAAATACCAGCGGGTAAACTCAGCGCCGCAGCTGTGGGCACCTTTGGCGTCGTGTCGCTCGCCGCATTGCTGTGTTCGGCATGGCTGCTCGCGCCGATTGCCGCATTTCTCGCCCTGCCCGCTGCAACCATCGTTGCGACGTACAGCTATGCCAAAAGGTTCACCTGGCTGTGCCACCTATGGCTCGGCGTCGCGATCAGCATGGCACCGATCGCCGTTTCGATTGCGCTCTTGCAGACAGTGACGCCCGAATCATGGTTCATGGCGCTGACGCTCTGCTTCTACATCGCGGGTTTCGACATTCTCTACGCACTGCAGGATATCGAATTCGACGGGAAAGAAAGACTTTTTTCGATACCGGCCAGGTTCGGTGCGGCACGCGCAGTTATCATCAGCCGGGCATTGCATCTGGTTTCGCTCAGCTTCTGCGCGGTACTGATCGCAATGCTCGCACTCTCGATCTGGGCCTGGGTGCTTTACGGCGCCTTGGTCTTCTTGCTCGTTTACGAACACTATCTGGTGGGGTCGGTCAAGAACATACGCTTTGAAAAGATACCGGTGGCGTTCTTCAACGTCAACAGTATCTTCAGCCTCACCTACGCAGCCACGATTGCAATCGGTTTAATCTGAGTAAAGCAGCTTCGCTGCTTTACTCAGATTTTTCGCGCGGTACTGAAATATAGATTTCAGCGCGCCGGTTCTTTTGCCGCTTTTGTTCGGTGTCGTCGTTCTTATGAATACGCTGCGATTCGCCCGCACCCTGCGTGGTAATGCTTTTCGCAGGCACGCCTGCTGCCACAAGC
The sequence above is a segment of the Turneriella parva DSM 21527 genome. Coding sequences within it:
- a CDS encoding UbiA-like polyprenyltransferase, whose translation is MLGQIAHFLRMIRFSHTLFALPFAVAQLAVIAVRYADRVTITWQNSILIVIAFTAMRSFAMAANRLIDREIDARNPRTANREIPAGKLSAAAVGTFGVVSLAALLCSAWLLAPIAAFLALPAATIVATYSYAKRFTWLCHLWLGVAISMAPIAVSIALLQTVTPESWFMALTLCFYIAGFDILYALQDIEFDGKERLFSIPARFGAARAVIISRALHLVSLSFCAVLIAMLALSIWAWVLYGALVFLLVYEHYLVGSVKNIRFEKIPVAFFNVNSIFSLTYAATIAIGLI
- the ribB gene encoding 3,4-dihydroxy-2-butanone-4-phosphate synthase, with the protein product MLKRLKSLPLLRKTKSGITDVETALAHFRAGKMLVVTDSEDRENEGDLVLSAEDTTPEAVNFMAKFGRGLICVPVTAGRAKDLNLQPMVKRNEDVRRTAFTVSVDAKEKTSTGISAHDRYFTIKKLADPASRSRDFMRPGHIFPLVARDGGVLVRAGHTEAAVDLCRLTGKQPVGVICEIMNSDGTMARMPDLMKFAREHKLPILTIEALIEYRRRSEQTVSLVNQGKLKTRWGEFTAYYFNSATDDNVHVALTLGKVSGSSPVLVRVHREDVLADVFQSPTRKNYMDIDSAMQSLLKAKKGVFIFLGQKSSQIFTGDAGSGDSNLRQYGIGAQILGHLGVKKIRLLTNNPRRIVGLDAFGLEVVGTVAH